One region of Primulina tabacum isolate GXHZ01 chromosome 1, ASM2559414v2, whole genome shotgun sequence genomic DNA includes:
- the LOC142549297 gene encoding uncharacterized protein LOC142549297 isoform X3, with protein sequence MPPASTARGTAYLRALTLEIEKKLQRALASASQRRNLLQELFADVALEVDDRAKEIILGEEDAITVSDESYGSPLCFYSVLADHFARMPENGKSILELIVQLWSQSFASNIFSLLFHKWLFEFQLDNPVVLLRYSSALVQGATNVFWIDIQTNVRRFQSFFQYLLEEVALDSERLEKIPPQAQRDLFLLLSRVMFFYNSDDKLESFFKQCPDFPNAFLVGSAADIFIIELADQLQKLKVEPVLLHYLSRIKVLQGLELRLSTSTRLKTCLYSFTSPGGPMYPTRAVGRYPRHLISLFFRLLYPWYWPSSCWNFVLSCIQAVMYPLLRLLFSSWEKLRPKQS encoded by the exons ATGCCACCGGCGTCAACTGCTCGCGGCACGGCTTATCTCAGGGCTCTCACTCTTGAGATTGAGAAGAAGCTTCAACGG gcGTTAGCTTCGGCATCGCAGAGACGCAACTTGTTGCAGGAGTTGTTTGCTGATGTAGCTTTGGAAGTGGATGATCGTGCCAAAG AGATTATTTTGGGCGAGGAAGATGCAATCACTGTGTCAGATGAATCATATGGCAGTCCATTATGCTTCTACAGTGTGCTTGCTGATCATTTTGCTCGCATGCCGGAGAATGGAAAATCAATCCTTGAGCTTATTGTTCAACTATGGAGCCAGTCATTTGCATCCAAtatcttttctctcttgttccaCAAGTGG CTCTTTGAGTTTCAGCTTGATAATCCTGTAGTCCTACTCCGCTACTCATCTGCACTTGTCCAAGGTGCCACAAATGTCTTCTG GATTGACATCCAAACAAATGTGCGGAGGTTTCAGAGTTTCTTTCAG TATCTCCTAGAGGAAGTTGCCCTGGATTCTGAGAGATTAGAGAAGATCCCACCCCAG GCTCAGCGAGATCTATTTCTTCTCCTTTCAAGGGTCATGTTTTTCTATAATTCAG ATGACAAACTCGAAAGCTTTTTCAAGCAATGTCCTGATTTTCCTAATGCTTTCTTGGTCGGCAGTGCAGCAGACATATTTATCATTGAACTAGCTGATCAG CTTCAAAAGCTGAAGGTGGAGCCTGTACTTCTGCATTACCTTTCTCGGATAAAAGTTCTCCAAG GATTAGAACTAAGACTGTCTACGAGTACAAGACTGAAAACATGTTTGTATAGCTTCACATCTCCAGGTGGTCCCATGTACCCAACAAGAGCT GTTGGTAGATATCCTCGGCATCTCATAAGTCTCTTCTTCCGACTACTATATCCGTGGTACTGGCCCTCATCCTGTTGGAACTTTGTACTTTCTTGCATACAAGCTGTGATGTACCCTCTGTTGAGATTGCTATTTTCTAGTTGGGAAAAATTGAGACCAAAACAATCATAG
- the LOC142549317 gene encoding THO complex subunit 4A-like isoform X1, giving the protein MSSGALDMTLDDLIKTNKKSSGRGRGRAAGPGPARRLPNRSANRAAPYATPKAPESEWGHDMFAGGGVGGRSTSIETGTKLYVSNLDYGVSNEDVKELFAEVGDLKRYNVHYDRSGRSKGTAELVFSRRQDALAAIKKYNNVQLDGKPMKIELVGTNISTPAASIPTAGGFGDSNVASRSGQIRGGFGRSSGGRRGRGFGRGRGHGRGGRGEKVSADDLDADLEKYHADAMQTN; this is encoded by the exons ATGTCGAGTGGTGCCCTGGACATGACCCTTGACGATCTGATCAAGACTAACAAAAAATCTTCCGGCCGGGGCAGAGGCCGTGCCGCTGGTCCTGGACCCGCCCGTCGCTTACCCAATCGCTCCGCGAATCGTGCTGCTCCATACGCTACTCCGAAG GCACCGGAATCAGAGTGGGGTCATGACATGTTCGCCGGCGGCGGCGTTGGTGGTCGATCGACTAGTATTGAGACAGGAACCAAGTTATACGTATCCAATCTTGATTATGGCGTATCTAATGAGGATGTTAAG GAACTCTTTGCTGAAGTTGGTGACCTTAAACGTTATAATGTACACTATGATAGGAGTGGGCGATCAAAG GGTACTGCTGAATTAGTCTTCTCACGACGTCAAGATGCATTGGCTGCCATCAAGAAATATAATAATGTTCAGCTGGATGGGAAACCAATGAAAATAGAACTCGTTGGTACAAACATCTCTACTCCTGCTGCTAGTATTCCCACTGCTGGTGGTTTTGGTGATTCAAATGTCGCTTCTAGAAG TGGACAAATAAGGGGTGGTTTTGGAAGGTCAAGTGGTGGTAGACGAGGTCGTGGATTTGGAAGGGGCCGTGGACATGGAAGGGGGGGACGTGGTGAGAAGGTATCCGCTGACGATCTAGATGCTGATTTGGAGAAGTATCATGCAGATGCAATGCAGACAAATTGA
- the LOC142549297 gene encoding uncharacterized protein LOC142549297 isoform X2, with protein sequence MPPASTARGTAYLRALTLEIEKKLQRALASASQRRNLLQELFADVALEVDDRAKEIILGEEDAITVSDESYGSPLCFYSVLADHFARMPENGKSILELIVQLWSQSFASNIFSLLFHKWLFEFQLDNPVVLLRYSSALVQGATNVFWIDIQTNVRRFQSFFQYLLEEVALDSERLEKIPPQAQRDLFLLLSRVMFFYNSDDKLESFFKQCPDFPNAFLVGSAADIFIIELADQLKVEPVLLHYLSRIKVLQGLELRLSTSTRLKTCLYSFTSPGGPMYPTRAVRHAAWDALDFLFPVGRYPRHLISLFFRLLYPWYWPSSCWNFVLSCIQAVMYPLLRLLFSSWEKLRPKQS encoded by the exons ATGCCACCGGCGTCAACTGCTCGCGGCACGGCTTATCTCAGGGCTCTCACTCTTGAGATTGAGAAGAAGCTTCAACGG gcGTTAGCTTCGGCATCGCAGAGACGCAACTTGTTGCAGGAGTTGTTTGCTGATGTAGCTTTGGAAGTGGATGATCGTGCCAAAG AGATTATTTTGGGCGAGGAAGATGCAATCACTGTGTCAGATGAATCATATGGCAGTCCATTATGCTTCTACAGTGTGCTTGCTGATCATTTTGCTCGCATGCCGGAGAATGGAAAATCAATCCTTGAGCTTATTGTTCAACTATGGAGCCAGTCATTTGCATCCAAtatcttttctctcttgttccaCAAGTGG CTCTTTGAGTTTCAGCTTGATAATCCTGTAGTCCTACTCCGCTACTCATCTGCACTTGTCCAAGGTGCCACAAATGTCTTCTG GATTGACATCCAAACAAATGTGCGGAGGTTTCAGAGTTTCTTTCAG TATCTCCTAGAGGAAGTTGCCCTGGATTCTGAGAGATTAGAGAAGATCCCACCCCAG GCTCAGCGAGATCTATTTCTTCTCCTTTCAAGGGTCATGTTTTTCTATAATTCAG ATGACAAACTCGAAAGCTTTTTCAAGCAATGTCCTGATTTTCCTAATGCTTTCTTGGTCGGCAGTGCAGCAGACATATTTATCATTGAACTAGCTGATCAG CTGAAGGTGGAGCCTGTACTTCTGCATTACCTTTCTCGGATAAAAGTTCTCCAAG GATTAGAACTAAGACTGTCTACGAGTACAAGACTGAAAACATGTTTGTATAGCTTCACATCTCCAGGTGGTCCCATGTACCCAACAAGAGCTGTACGTCATGCTGCTTGGGATGCATtagattttctttttcct GTTGGTAGATATCCTCGGCATCTCATAAGTCTCTTCTTCCGACTACTATATCCGTGGTACTGGCCCTCATCCTGTTGGAACTTTGTACTTTCTTGCATACAAGCTGTGATGTACCCTCTGTTGAGATTGCTATTTTCTAGTTGGGAAAAATTGAGACCAAAACAATCATAG
- the LOC142549317 gene encoding THO complex subunit 4A-like isoform X2 has translation MSSGALDMTLDDLIKTNKKSSGRGRGRAAGPGPARRLPNRSANRAAPYATPKAPESEWGHDMFAGGGVGGRSTSIETGTKLYVSNLDYGVSNEDVKELFAEVGDLKRYNVHYDRSGRSKGTAELVFSRRQDALAAIKKYNNVQLDGKPMKIELVGTNISTPAASIPTAGGFGDSNVASRSTSLALVAC, from the exons ATGTCGAGTGGTGCCCTGGACATGACCCTTGACGATCTGATCAAGACTAACAAAAAATCTTCCGGCCGGGGCAGAGGCCGTGCCGCTGGTCCTGGACCCGCCCGTCGCTTACCCAATCGCTCCGCGAATCGTGCTGCTCCATACGCTACTCCGAAG GCACCGGAATCAGAGTGGGGTCATGACATGTTCGCCGGCGGCGGCGTTGGTGGTCGATCGACTAGTATTGAGACAGGAACCAAGTTATACGTATCCAATCTTGATTATGGCGTATCTAATGAGGATGTTAAG GAACTCTTTGCTGAAGTTGGTGACCTTAAACGTTATAATGTACACTATGATAGGAGTGGGCGATCAAAG GGTACTGCTGAATTAGTCTTCTCACGACGTCAAGATGCATTGGCTGCCATCAAGAAATATAATAATGTTCAGCTGGATGGGAAACCAATGAAAATAGAACTCGTTGGTACAAACATCTCTACTCCTGCTGCTAGTATTCCCACTGCTGGTGGTTTTGGTGATTCAAATGTCGCTTCTAGAAG CACTTCGCTAGCCCTTGTAGCATGCTGA
- the LOC142549297 gene encoding uncharacterized protein LOC142549297 isoform X1 — MPPASTARGTAYLRALTLEIEKKLQRALASASQRRNLLQELFADVALEVDDRAKEIILGEEDAITVSDESYGSPLCFYSVLADHFARMPENGKSILELIVQLWSQSFASNIFSLLFHKWLFEFQLDNPVVLLRYSSALVQGATNVFWIDIQTNVRRFQSFFQYLLEEVALDSERLEKIPPQAQRDLFLLLSRVMFFYNSDDKLESFFKQCPDFPNAFLVGSAADIFIIELADQLQKLKVEPVLLHYLSRIKVLQGLELRLSTSTRLKTCLYSFTSPGGPMYPTRAVRHAAWDALDFLFPVGRYPRHLISLFFRLLYPWYWPSSCWNFVLSCIQAVMYPLLRLLFSSWEKLRPKQS, encoded by the exons ATGCCACCGGCGTCAACTGCTCGCGGCACGGCTTATCTCAGGGCTCTCACTCTTGAGATTGAGAAGAAGCTTCAACGG gcGTTAGCTTCGGCATCGCAGAGACGCAACTTGTTGCAGGAGTTGTTTGCTGATGTAGCTTTGGAAGTGGATGATCGTGCCAAAG AGATTATTTTGGGCGAGGAAGATGCAATCACTGTGTCAGATGAATCATATGGCAGTCCATTATGCTTCTACAGTGTGCTTGCTGATCATTTTGCTCGCATGCCGGAGAATGGAAAATCAATCCTTGAGCTTATTGTTCAACTATGGAGCCAGTCATTTGCATCCAAtatcttttctctcttgttccaCAAGTGG CTCTTTGAGTTTCAGCTTGATAATCCTGTAGTCCTACTCCGCTACTCATCTGCACTTGTCCAAGGTGCCACAAATGTCTTCTG GATTGACATCCAAACAAATGTGCGGAGGTTTCAGAGTTTCTTTCAG TATCTCCTAGAGGAAGTTGCCCTGGATTCTGAGAGATTAGAGAAGATCCCACCCCAG GCTCAGCGAGATCTATTTCTTCTCCTTTCAAGGGTCATGTTTTTCTATAATTCAG ATGACAAACTCGAAAGCTTTTTCAAGCAATGTCCTGATTTTCCTAATGCTTTCTTGGTCGGCAGTGCAGCAGACATATTTATCATTGAACTAGCTGATCAG CTTCAAAAGCTGAAGGTGGAGCCTGTACTTCTGCATTACCTTTCTCGGATAAAAGTTCTCCAAG GATTAGAACTAAGACTGTCTACGAGTACAAGACTGAAAACATGTTTGTATAGCTTCACATCTCCAGGTGGTCCCATGTACCCAACAAGAGCTGTACGTCATGCTGCTTGGGATGCATtagattttctttttcct GTTGGTAGATATCCTCGGCATCTCATAAGTCTCTTCTTCCGACTACTATATCCGTGGTACTGGCCCTCATCCTGTTGGAACTTTGTACTTTCTTGCATACAAGCTGTGATGTACCCTCTGTTGAGATTGCTATTTTCTAGTTGGGAAAAATTGAGACCAAAACAATCATAG
- the LOC142549297 gene encoding uncharacterized protein LOC142549297 isoform X4, translated as MPPASTARGTAYLRALTLEIEKKLQRALASASQRRNLLQELFADVALEVDDRAKEIILGEEDAITVSDESYGSPLCFYSVLADHFARMPENGKSILELIVQLWSQSFASNIFSLLFHKWLFEFQLDNPVVLLRYSSALVQGATNVFWIDIQTNVRRFQSFFQYLLEEVALDSERLEKIPPQAQRDLFLLLSRVMFFYNSDDKLESFFKQCPDFPNAFLVGSAADIFIIELADQLKVEPVLLHYLSRIKVLQGLELRLSTSTRLKTCLYSFTSPGGPMYPTRAVGRYPRHLISLFFRLLYPWYWPSSCWNFVLSCIQAVMYPLLRLLFSSWEKLRPKQS; from the exons ATGCCACCGGCGTCAACTGCTCGCGGCACGGCTTATCTCAGGGCTCTCACTCTTGAGATTGAGAAGAAGCTTCAACGG gcGTTAGCTTCGGCATCGCAGAGACGCAACTTGTTGCAGGAGTTGTTTGCTGATGTAGCTTTGGAAGTGGATGATCGTGCCAAAG AGATTATTTTGGGCGAGGAAGATGCAATCACTGTGTCAGATGAATCATATGGCAGTCCATTATGCTTCTACAGTGTGCTTGCTGATCATTTTGCTCGCATGCCGGAGAATGGAAAATCAATCCTTGAGCTTATTGTTCAACTATGGAGCCAGTCATTTGCATCCAAtatcttttctctcttgttccaCAAGTGG CTCTTTGAGTTTCAGCTTGATAATCCTGTAGTCCTACTCCGCTACTCATCTGCACTTGTCCAAGGTGCCACAAATGTCTTCTG GATTGACATCCAAACAAATGTGCGGAGGTTTCAGAGTTTCTTTCAG TATCTCCTAGAGGAAGTTGCCCTGGATTCTGAGAGATTAGAGAAGATCCCACCCCAG GCTCAGCGAGATCTATTTCTTCTCCTTTCAAGGGTCATGTTTTTCTATAATTCAG ATGACAAACTCGAAAGCTTTTTCAAGCAATGTCCTGATTTTCCTAATGCTTTCTTGGTCGGCAGTGCAGCAGACATATTTATCATTGAACTAGCTGATCAG CTGAAGGTGGAGCCTGTACTTCTGCATTACCTTTCTCGGATAAAAGTTCTCCAAG GATTAGAACTAAGACTGTCTACGAGTACAAGACTGAAAACATGTTTGTATAGCTTCACATCTCCAGGTGGTCCCATGTACCCAACAAGAGCT GTTGGTAGATATCCTCGGCATCTCATAAGTCTCTTCTTCCGACTACTATATCCGTGGTACTGGCCCTCATCCTGTTGGAACTTTGTACTTTCTTGCATACAAGCTGTGATGTACCCTCTGTTGAGATTGCTATTTTCTAGTTGGGAAAAATTGAGACCAAAACAATCATAG